AAACACAAACTGAGAAGTAGTTCTTTTAGACTCTCTTTTTTGCTTGTCTTCCTGTCCCTCATAAACTTTCATGGCAGGAATTTTAATTTCGGTCTGATTAGGTCGGATAGAATCATTACTTCCGCCAATTAATACTATTGTCCCTCCACGGTCTTTTTTATAATTTATTTTCCCGTCTACCTTTTCCTGAACCAGTTCCTGTAATTTTTCTTGCTCTATAGCCACTCTGTTTTCAATATTACGGGCTCTTTTTTCAGCAAAATCTTTCTTTTTCTTCTCTGCTTCTTCTTTAGTGATTGTTCCTTCTACTAATTGACTATTGACTTCATCGACTTCTTTTTTTAATGCTGCTTTTTCTTCGGTCGTTATTTTTTCAATATTTACAGCTATAGATTTTGCTTTGTTCTCAAAAGTTTCCTGCCCTATCACCTTTGTGACAAATAAAAAAAACAAGAGAGTAAAATACACAATAAAATTTTTCATAATTACTTTTTTAGATTGATTGATTGATTGATTGATTGATGTTTTACATTATTTTTTAACATTTCTGTTTTCTACTGCCACTTTAACGGTATGATAACTGCGATTAATTTTTGTTATCATTTTCTCTCTAAATGAAAGCTCTAGTTCGCCGTCTACCTGATCCAGTAAATCATTTGCATTAATTTTTACTTTTGGTTTTGGTTTAACCGAATTTTCAGCTATCACCGTCTTTTCTGCCGAATCCAATAATTGATCTATGTTTTCTTTTTTAGGCGTTTCGGCAATTACAGTTTGATTATTGATTGATTGTTTTTCCTGATCGTTTTTGATGATGACTGAAGACTCCTCTATTTGATTTGATTCATTTGTACTGGTTTTATTAGATTTTTTTTCTACGCTTTTTAAAGTTTCTGTTGATGGCTCTTCTGAAACAGCAACTTCTGTTTTAACTGAATCTATTATATTTAAAGTTGGTTTTACAACAGAATCCTTTTCAACATTCTCTTCTACAACAACATTTTTAGGTATTTCCATTACACTTTCTTTTTGACTGAAGTAGAACGTTCCAAACAATAAAAACCCAACAATACTTGCTGCGATATACAACCATTTTTTACTTTTCTCAGGCTTCTTTTCTTCAGTAACGCTAAGCATTGCATCCAATCGATCCCAGGCTTTGTTGCTTGGTTCAATTTTACGTTCCTTTAGCTTTTCACGGAAATCCTTTTCAAAATTATTCGGTTCCATTATCTTGTTTTTTTAAAATAGTAATTTGTGTTTGTAGCATTTTTCTGGCGTGCGATAACTGCGATTTTGATGTTCCCTCATTAATTCCTAACATCCTGGCAATTTCATTATGTTTATAACCTTCTATTGCATATAAATTGAAAACCATTTTATAACCATCCGGCAAAGCATCAATTAAGTATTGAATCTGATCTACCGTAAACTTACTATCAATGGCATTGAAGCTTTCTTCAACAAAAAATTCATCTTCGGCAAATTTTACTTTTTTCTGAACTCTTAAATACGAAATACATTCATTAACCATAATTCGGCGGATCCAGCCTTCAAAGCTTCCTTTGTGTTCAAAACTTTTCAGGTTTGTAAACACTTTCATAAAAGCGGTTATCATTACATCTTCTGCCAGCTGAATGTCTTTTATATATTGTCGACATACGCTTAACATTTTAGAAGAATACTTACCGTAAATCTGTTGCTGTGCCTGACGATTATTTTCGACAGCCAGCTTTATGATTTCGGTTTCTTCTTGATGTAATGGAATAATTTTCATTAATAAGCTTTCGGTTTTGGTTTTAGAAACAGACTTCTATTAGCATAGACGATTATCAATTTAAAATGGTTGCATGGGAATCAAAAAAAAAATGTCTTTGTAAATTTTGACAAACACATTTTTGGATTAGATAATGACAAACAAACGAATCTGATGAACAAACCCGAACTGAAAAGACAACAAATCCAGAGTTAAAAACACCTTTATAGTTACTAAATAACCAAGCTGCCTGAATTTTAAGCAACATCCTCTTATTTGTGTTTTTACAAATAAAAAGTCCATTTGATTATTTCTCCTTATTTTTGAAAGACATCGGGCTGCTGCCTGTTTGTTTTTTAAAGAATTTCCCAAAATTAGAGGTATCAGAAAAATTCAGTTTAAAAGCAATTTCAGCTACATTGAGATCGGTGTACGTAATAATCAGTTTAGCTTCTCGAACTATTCTTTCATTAATTAATGACAATACTGTTGAACCTGTAGTGATCTTTACCGATTTTGATAAATGACTAACACTAACAGCCAGAAGAGCGGCATATTCTTCTACTGTCCTTTTGGTAAGATAATGCATATTGATTAATTGCATTAGTTTTTTGGTCAGCAATTGCTGGGCATTTGGTTTCTGAATCGTTTTCTGCTCCTCAACTGCCCTAAATTCCTTCAGTTGATAAAGCAATGCCAGAAACTTATGTACCGCTACACTGTACGTCGACCGGGAGGCCTCATACGACTGGAACACTTCTTCAAAATGTGGTGCTATATTTTTGTATTCGCCCTGACTGAGCTGAAATAAATTTGTACTCAAAGTATCAAAAAAAGGAAATTCCTGTACCAAATCAGGTTTGAAAAAACCAAAACATTCTTCCTTAAAATAAATCAGATAGCCTTCGGTATTTTTATCCCTGAAAAAACTATACACTTGTCGTGGGGACTGAAAAACCAAAAACGATTCTTTAATCACTTCTTCCCTATTATTATATCCTACCTGGGTATTTCCTACAGAGGTTAAAAGAGCTACAAAAAAGAAACCTCGCCGAAAAGGCGGTTTGTAAATATCGCCTTCATGTTCTGCCAATCGCATACAATAAAACAAAGGATTGCCGGTGCGATGTTTAACAGGTATAGATTCTAAAAAAGAATTGATATCATCATAGAAGGGAATGTTTTCTTTTTCTTCTGGCATCTCTTTATGGTCTAAGTCTAACAGTATAAAAGGTTATATCTAAAGTAAATTTCATTGTACAGATGGCCAGGATTATAGCTACCTCTAACACTTGTCTAAGATCGAAAATCCAATTGACTTGTGCAATATCTAAATAACTAGTAATTCATGAAATATACCAGAATTGACCATTATTGTCCTTTTTTGAACCATTTTAAAACACGGTACTTCAAATACCTTTGATCTGTCAAATATTATTAAATAAAACCTTAAAACAAATGAAAATGTTAATACTTAAAATTCTTACCGTATTGATTATACTAGTGGCTATTCTATGTATAATTGCCGCTTTTGTACCTACCAAATACACTATTAAAAGAGAAATCACCATTAATACCCCGGCTGAAACGGTATACAATTACGTAAGATTTCAGAGCAACCAGAAGGAATTCAATCAATGGCTGCAATATGATCCAAATACCATAATTGAATTAAAAGGCAACACTGATGGACAAGAAGGATCAATTCTCTATTTTAAAAGCAAAAACATCAAAACCGGTGAAGGCGAATGGAAAAACACCCGTCTAATCAAAAACCAACAAATAGATTTTAACCTCCGATTTATATCTCCATATGTTTTTACTGCTGGCGGGTCTTTATATTTTAAACCTCAAAGCACAGATAAAACGACTCTTTTGTGGGAATTTAAAAGCGGGAAAAACTGGCCTTCGAATATTATTCTGCTATTTGTAAATATGGATAAAATTATTGGAGGAGATATCGAAAAAACCTTGAAAAATATAAAACTTAACACTGAAAAACTATAATTATGTCATTTCAAACTTATCTAAAAAACATCGAAGAAAAAACAGGTAAAACACCTGGCGACTTTCAGGTCATTGCAGAACAAAAAGGTTTTACCGAAAACGGAATCATTGGCCAGAGTATTAAAGCCACAACTATTATCAATTGGCTTAAAGCTGATTACGATTTAGGGCATGGTCATGCAACTGCTATATATGCTTACATTAAAGGAAAACGGGAATAATACTTTACAGTAAAAGAGCTCTGAATTACAGATAATTTGAGGCAATGATTATATTACTTCTTTCTTTCAATAACACAATTTATCATAAATCTATTGCTGTGCTTGTCGATTGTTTTCGACAGCCAGCTTTATGATCTTGGTTAATTCAAAAAAAGACAAAACTAATTGATTAACAAACAATTAAATCAAAACTCATTTCAATTAGAAACTAAAATATCATCCATTTAAAGTGAAAAAAAATACAATAAAAAAACCTTGCAATAAAACTATTACAAGGCTCATTATACTCAAATCTCTCTCAAATAGCAGTTTATGGCTGATTTTACCAACCGCCGCCTCCGCCGCCTCCACCTCCGCCTCCGGAACTACCACCACCAGAGCTACCAGAACTCCAGCTGCCGCTACTTCCTGATGATGAACTTGATGAACGCGAAGTTGGATCTACTGCTGCTGCGTTTACAGAATTTCGCAAGTCTGATAAAAACAGCGTTGGCTGTCTATAAAAATTATCATTCCCCTGATACCATTCCGGATTATATTTTGCCAGCTCTAAAATTTCTTCAAACTGTTTTCCCCATTTTATTTCAACTCCTAATGCTATTGCATACGGAAGTAATTTTTCAAATAACACAGGTGTTAGTTCCGGCGGATTCAACATATTCATTCTATCTTTTTCTGCCGTTTCTAGATATAATTTAAATCCTTCTAATCGATTAAATACTTCAGCTCCTCGTTCAGTTAATTTACCTAAGTTTACTACATAGAAAATATAAATTACAACAATAACCGCAATAACTATCATCTGGGTTATACTTAGAAAAGGGATACTCATAAAAAACAGACCAACTCCCAGTGGATAAATAAAAAATGCTAAAATACCTCTCAAAATCAACCAACCGGTTCCTGCTGCTTTTTTTGTAAACCAATATGTTAATGCTGCTAACGCGCAAATTAATCCACTGTAAAAAGGATAATTAATATACCCCTCATTTTTTGAGAACATCTCAAATGCCAATCCGGCAATTACCAGGACAGCAAAACCAACCCATTTTAATCTGGTATTATTTAAATAAATTTCTTCTAATTTGATTTGATTCTCTATCGCTTTAATCCAATTAGAATAGGCTTTTTCAAAAATTTTGTAATTAGAATCTGCAATTTTAATTTTTACTTTTTTTGAAAAACTGTTTACGATATCAGACTCTTCAACACTTAATGATTTTGCCTGTTTATCAAGAACTTCTATTTCGTACTTTTTTGTATTAACAAAAATACCGCTTTCTATCTCAGAACTAATTCTGATAGCTCCTTTGACAGCACTGTTGATAACCGATGACATATAGATTTTGTCTTCCAGTTTTCTGTGATACACGTAACCTACTACTGCTGGTGACCAGTCAAAAGGCGGTAAAAACTCCGGAATTATCGCTTTTTTTACCGGATCTTTTCCATATTTTCTCCAATTAAAAAAGAAGAAAAGCATCATCCCAATTCCAAATATAGCAGACCACAGATAGGTTTTTATCTGTTTATAAAAAGAATTAGATTTTTGAACCAAAGTTGGCGGGTCAACAATTCCTTTGGCAAATGAGGCGGCAACAGTAAGTCCTTCATTTTCTCTAAGGTGAACTGCCGAAAAACTGACCACCGTTTTAGTATCATTTAAGGAGCTTATGCAATTTGAAGCCGTAGAACCTTCCGCACCACTGTAACAATGCAGGTTTTCAAATTTATTATTTTCAGAAGGAAGATAAAATTGACACGTTACTTTATCAATAGGAAAATCCCAGCCGTTTCCTGTTACATTCCAATAAAGTTCATCATAATAATCAAAATAACCAATTTGAAAAGGAACATGATAAGCGATTTGGTATTTATAAATTCCGCTTTCTAATTCGACATCCTTATTTCCAATATAAACTTTCCAATTATTTTGTTCTTCTTCTGTAAAATAGTCCTCTGTTGCTCCATTTTTTTTAATAGAATCAATTGTATATTTTACATCAATATCGTGACCATTTTTATCTTTCCTTTTTAGTGGAAAAACCCTCAAGAGGCCATGTTTAAAAGCATTTCCTTCTGCTTTTATAGTAATATTTTCAAGAACCTGAATGTTGCCGGATTTTTCAATTTGAATTTTAACATCAAAATCCAAAATTCTCTCCTGCGCCTGAAGCTGACAAAAGAAAAGCGCAATTAAAACAAAAAATATTTTTCTTAGGAACATACCAAAACAAAGGATTAAAACTGAACTTTTGGTGTTTCTCGCTGAGCTTCATTTTCTAATTCCAGAAAATTTCTTTTCGAAAAACCAAAAGAACCAGCAAACAAATTACCCGGAAAAGATTCAACAGCCGTATTATACTCTCTCACAGTTCCGTTATAATACCTCTTAGAGCGTTCTATTTCAGTTTCGATTTCACTTAATTCTGACTGTAAGCTCAGAAAATTTGTATTAGCTTTTAAATCAGGATAATTTTCTGCCAGAGCAAAAATAGATCCAACAGCATTCCCAAGTTTTTTATTAAGTTCCATTTTTTCATCTGCACTATTTGCATTTAAAGCTTGATTACGCAGATTTACAATATTTGAAAGTGTTTCTTTTTCGTGATTTAAATATCCTTTTACCGTTTCGACAAGATTTGGAATCAAATCAAATCGTTTTTTTAAGATGACATCTATACCGCTCAAAGCTTCTTCGAGGAAGTTTCTTTTTGCAACAAAACCATTGTAAAGCATCATTAAATAAACAACCAGAAGAATAGCCAATACAACCACTACTATTAAAATAACCATATTTTTATTATTAAATTCAGCTCTAAATTAATAATAAATCCCTGTTATTTAATATTAAGATTATTTTTTTCTTTCAATAACGTAGTTAACCATCAAAGTCAAAGCATCTTTATACTCAGAATCATCGAAGTTCTGAAGTAAAGAGAGTGCTTCTTGTTGGAATTCGACCATTTTGTTTTCGGCGTATGCCAAACCATTATTGTTTTTTACAAAAGCAATAACTTCTTTTACACGTTTCTTGTCTTTGTTGTGGTTTTTGATGGAGTTTATCAGCCACTTTTTTTCTTGCAGAGTACAAGTATTCAAAACATGAATTAAAGGCAAAGTCATTTTTTGCTCCTTAATATCGATTCCTGTTGGTTTACCAATCGCTTCTTCGCTGTAATCAAACAAATCGTCTTTGATTTGAAAAGCCATTCCGATCAGTTCACCAAACTTGCGCATGTTTTCTACCTGAGCATCGTCTTCGATTACTGCTTTTGCACCAAGCGCACAACAAGCTGCAATTAGCGTTGCTGTTTTCTTTCTGATGATTTCGTAATAAACATCTTCGGTAATATCGAGTCTTCGGGCTTTTTCTATCTGAAGTAATTCACCTTCGCTCATTTCACGAACAGCTACAGAAATAATTCGAAGTAAATCAAAATCGCCATTGTCTATTGACAAAAGCAATCCTTTTGAAAGTAAATAATCCCCAACTAAAACTGCAATTTTGTTTTTCCAAAGTGCATTGATAGAGAAAAATCCACGACGACGATTACTGTCGTCCACAACATCATCATGAACTAAAGTTGCTGTATGAATTAATTCTATCACCGAGGCTCCACGATACGTCCTCTCATTTACAACACCACCTGAAACCATTTTTGCCGTTAAAAAAACAAACATCGGACGCATTTGTTTTCCTTTTCGGTTTACAATATAATAGGTAATTCTGTTCAGTAAAGCAACCTTTGAGGTCATCGATTCATGGAACTTTTTTTCAAAAAGTTCCATTTCGTTAAAAATGGGCTGTTTTATTTGGGAAGTAATATTCATTTCGATTTCAAATATACTATTTTTAATAAAAAAACGTTGTGTATTTTATGTTAGTATATCAACAATTTGAATACTAATTTAATTTCACACCAAAAACACAATGTAGTTAAAGCCTAATTTGAATTCATAAAGTTAAAACCAAAAAACAATTTATTATGAAAACAAAACTTTTCCTTATTGGAACATTAGTCGCTTTATCTTTTTTTGTTAGTTGTAATTCTGACGAAAAAACAAATGACGGATCATCTGCAGCAATTTCTAAAGATGAAATCATTACAAACTCTAAAATTGACGCGTCAATAGATGATGTAACGAATATTGCTGAAGATCAATTTAGCGCACAACAGAACGTTACCGCAAAACCAAGCGGCACTGTAAAAAGTTTCCTTCCAAGTTGTGCTACGATTACAACAGTTTTAACTAATAATACCTGGACAAGAACTGTCGATTTTGGTGTTGATGGCTGTACACTGGGGAATGGAAATACGGTAAAAGGAAAAATGGTTATTTCTTTTTCTAATGATTTTGAATCCTCAACCCAGACTATTAGTTATACTTTTGATGGATTTTATCACAATGGCAAAAAACTTCAGGGTAGCAAAAGTATTGTACGAACTGTAAAAACAACCGATTTACTGGCAACAGCGCATCCTGTTTTTACTGCTACAATAGATATGACTATTACTTTTGATGACGGAGGTATCTACACCAGAAAAGGTTCTCTGGTAAAAGAAATGGTTGAAGGGTTTGATACCTGGTTCGATTGGGATGATAATGCTTATCTGGTAACAGGAAGCGGGACAACAACTTTCCCTAACGGAGATACTTTTTCAGCTGAAATTACTACCCCTTTACAATTTAAAGCATCATGCAAAAAATCAATTCCTGTAAAAGGAGTTTTATCTGTAACCAAAAACGGAGCTACGGCTGTTGTTGATTATGGTGACGGAACATGTGATACACTTGCAACAATCACAAAAGATGGAGTAACGGAAGAAGTCGATTTGAAAAAATAAGAATCCCTTTTTGCCTGAAAAAGCATTAAAAACAAGAATTTTTCTCGTTTTTAATGCTTTTTATATATTTAGAAATGAAGATTATATCTAACTTTCTTTATTTGCCAATTGTCCGCAGGCAGCATCAATATCTTTTCCGCGGCTTCGTCTTACTTTAACAACTACGCCAATATTTTCCAAGGCTTTTATATAAGCCATAATTGACTCTTCTGAAGCTTGTTGAAACTCACCATCATCAATTGGATTATATTCGATTAAATTGACTTTACATGGCACGTATTTGCAGAATTTCACCAAAGCATCAACCGAAGCCTTATCATCGTTAATTCCTTTCCATACTACATATTCGTAAGAGATTTTGCTTTTAGTTTTTCTATACCAATATTCTAAAGCTTCCCTTAAATCTTTTAACGGGAAATTTTTACTAAAAGGCATAATCTTCGCACGCGTTTCATCAATCGCAGAATGCAGCGAAACGGCTAATTTGAATTTTACATCATCATCGGCCATTTTTTTAATCATCTTAGGAATTCCTGAAGTCGAAACCATAATACGTTTTGGCGACATTCCTAAACCTTCAGACGAGGTAACCATATCGATTGCTTTAATGACATTGTTATAATTCATCAAAGGCTCTCCCATTCCCATAAAAACAATATTAGAAAGCGGATGATTGTAATACAAACGACTTTCCTTATCAATTGCCAAAATCTGATCGTAAATTTCTCCCGGTTCCAGATTTCGCATGCGCTTTAATCTTGCCGTAGCACAAAAATTACAATCCAGACTACAACCTACCTGACTTGAAACGCAAGCCGTTGTTCTGGTTTCTGTTGGAATCAAAACAGATTCTACCACTAAACCATCATGAAGACGAACAGCATTTTTTACTGTACCGTCACTACTGCGCTGCATAGTATCAACCTTAATATGGTTGATTACAAAATTTTCTTCAAGCATTAAACGGGTTGCTTTTGCAACATTAGTCATATCCTCAAAACTATGTGCTCCTTTACTCCATAACCATTCATAGACCTGATTTCCGCGAAATGCTTTATCATTATTTGAAACAAAAAAATCTCTCAATTGATCTTTTGATAAGGCTCGTATGTCTTTTTTCTCAATTTGCATGGTGCAAAGTTAATCACTTTTGTTCTTTTTTTTTGATTTTTAGATGCATTCTTAAAACGGAACTAATAAAAGGAAAGATATTTTAAAAAAAATCTAATTAATACAAAGAAAGTATGGTCTATACTTCATTTACTTTTCAATTTTTACTAATTAATATTTGGCTTTATACTTTATAATTTCAAATTAAATCATCACCTCTTTAAAACTAAAATACTTACACACAAAAACTTATCCTACAAATCACACTCTTACAAAAAATGCATTGCAAAAAATGATTATTTCATCTCCTTAATGTAAGTCTTTAATAAAATCTTAACCATGATTTTTATCAGTTCTTATCCTATTCCTTCGTAATAAATTTGATCTAAGAAAAAGATAGAAGTTATAATCAAAACCAAACTGAGTTATAAACTATCCAGGTTTAACTAAATACCACATACAAATGAAAACGATTAAATCAATTTTATTAGCCGTAGTAATTACATTATCAATTCAGGTAAACGCACAAAAAAGATACTCCTTAACAAAATCAACTTTTGAAGTTGCAGGAACTTCTAATATACACGATTGGGTTATGAAATCTTCAGATGGTACAGGAGGCGCCATGTTAACTTTTACAGATTCAAAACTAACCGATATAAAAAACTTAACGGTTACATTAGCTGCAGAAAGTATAAAAAGCAGCAAAACCAGTATGGATGATGTAGCTTATGAAGCTTTGGACACTAAATCTCACAAGAATATTAAATATGTTTTAAAATCTGCTGACAAAGTAAACGAAACAACATGGGTTCTTACCGGAACTTATACCATTGCAGGTGTTAGTAAAGATTATAAAACCCAAGTAAGAATTACAACAAATGACAATAGCGCTTTTGTACTACAGGGCTCTAACCGAATGACTTTTGCTGATTTTGAAATGACACCTCCATCTGCAGCACTTGGAGTGGTTAAAGCAGGTAAAGAATTAACAGTGCTTTTCAATATTACTTTAACCGATTCGGCTAAAAATGAAAATAATTTTGTGATCAGATAAACACTTAATAATATGTAGAACATTTACTCTTTTATTTTTTTTTCGAAACAAAGAAATTTCAGTTTTAAAAAATAAAATTTGGCACGAGAATTGTCTTTCTCTCAAAAGAAAAATAATCTTACAAAGCGCGCAACAATTTTAAAATTTGTATTTTTATTATTCCACTTTATAACCTTTAAAAATTTTATAACCTAAAAAGACAATTTATCATGAAAAAACAAATTTTAAGCTTAGCTGTTGTTGCATTATTAGCGTTCGCTGTACAATCTTGCGAAAAAAAAGAACCAAAACCTGCACAAGATGAATTAACTCTTGGAAACAAAGTTGATTCGTTAACAACAGATATCGAAGAAGTAAAAGACACTGCTGTAGCCAAAACAGAAAATGCAGCTCAAGATGTTAAAGATGCTACCAAAAAAGCAGCAGACGATGTTGAAGCTGCCGCTAAAAAAACAGCAACTGACGTAAAAGATGCTACTAAGAAAGGTGCTGAAAAAGTTGAAAATGCAGCAAAAGCAGCAAAAGACGGAACTGTAAAAACAGCGAAAGATGTAAATGATGCTTTGAAAAAATAATTTCATTACAATCTAATATTAAACCATTCGTTTTCCCGAATGGTTTTTTTTTTGCAAAAAAGTGAGTGAATATTTTTTGTATTTTTACAATCAAATTTAGAAGACACTACAATGCATTTTATTTCACAAGAATTAGAAGATTATATCGAACAGCATTCTGAAAACGAACCAGCGTTATTAGCAAAACTCAATAAAGAAACTTACCAGAAAATTCTTCTGCCAAGAATGTTAAGCGGACATTTTCAAGGTCGTGTTCTAAGTATGCTTTCTAAATTGATTCGCCCTGTAAACATTCTTGAAATAGGAACTTATACCGGTTATGCTGCTTTGTGTTTATGCGAAGGAATGCAGGAAAATGGCCAATTGCACACCATTGATATCAAAGAAGAACTAATTGATTTTCAACGAAAATACTTTGACGCTTCGCCTTGGGGAAAACAAATTTTTCAACATTTAGGAGAAGCAGTAGATATTATTCCAAATCTGGATGTAAAATTTGATTTAGTTTTTATTGATGCCGATAAAGAAAACTATATCAATTATTGGGAAATGATTGTCCCAAAAATGAACAAGGGCGGAATCATTTTATCTGACAATGTTTTATGGAGCGGAAAAATTCTGGATCCGGTTCATCCAAATGATGTAAGTACAAAAGTACTTTTAGAATACAATCAGCTTTTAAAAGATGATCCAAGAGTGGAGACCGTTTTATTGCCAATTCGTGATGGGTTGACGGTGAGTAGAGTACTTTAAGGAAGGTTCTAAGATGCTAAGGTTCTGAGTTTTTTTATACTGATAATTATAAAAATAAATTTCAAAGATGATTTTTTTGAACGAAATAAATACTGAAGGTTTCTCTATTGTAAACAATGTTTATACAGAAAATGAAATTGAAAAACTGATTTCATTAATTGAAAATAAAACCGAAAGTGACTCTGATAATTCGACTTTCAGAAAATCTCAGGATTTATTTGCTATCAGACAATTTCATAAAGAAGTTCCTGAAACTTTAGATTTTATTTTTAATGAAAATTTAAAAGAGATTATTGATTCTAATTTTGGAAAAGGGTATTTCATTACCAAATCAATTTATTTTGACAAGCCCGAAAAATCAAATTGGTTTGTCGCTTATCATCAGGATTTGACAATTTCAGTAGATAAAAAAATTGAAGCTGAAAACTTCGATAATTGGACTATAAAACAAAATCAATTTGCAGTGCAACCACCGGTAGAAATTTTAGAAGACAATTTCACCATCAGAATCCATATAGATAAAACTACTAAAGACAATGGTGCTTTAAAAGTTATCAATAATTCTCACTCAAAAGGGATTTTAAGAATCGAAAACTTGGATTTTGAATCAGAGAAAAAAACTATATGCGAAGTAGAAAAAGGAGGCATCATGATTATGAAACCGTTATTATTTCATGCTTCAAACAAAACCACAAACAACGAAAGAAGAAGAGTAATTCATATTGAATTCAGCAAACAACAACTTCCAGCCGGATTAGAATGGAGTGAAGGCACAATTCTTAAAAACAATTAAGACACGACACTAAATAAATAAGGTTCTAAGTCTTCTCAAACAAAAAACTTAGAACCTTAGTATCTTAGTAACTCAGAACCTTTCTTAAAAATTATCCCGGAAAATACTGTGGCTTTAATTTTCGGTATACTAAGTAAATCAAAGATCCAAAAAGTGCTCCGAAGAAATATCCTGTAAGTATATCGCCCGGGTAGTGCAATCCTAAATAAATACGG
The sequence above is drawn from the Flavobacterium sp. N2038 genome and encodes:
- a CDS encoding RNA polymerase sigma factor, coding for MKIIPLHQEETEIIKLAVENNRQAQQQIYGKYSSKMLSVCRQYIKDIQLAEDVMITAFMKVFTNLKSFEHKGSFEGWIRRIMVNECISYLRVQKKVKFAEDEFFVEESFNAIDSKFTVDQIQYLIDALPDGYKMVFNLYAIEGYKHNEIARMLGINEGTSKSQLSHARKMLQTQITILKKQDNGTE
- a CDS encoding helix-turn-helix domain-containing protein, producing MPEEKENIPFYDDINSFLESIPVKHRTGNPLFYCMRLAEHEGDIYKPPFRRGFFFVALLTSVGNTQVGYNNREEVIKESFLVFQSPRQVYSFFRDKNTEGYLIYFKEECFGFFKPDLVQEFPFFDTLSTNLFQLSQGEYKNIAPHFEEVFQSYEASRSTYSVAVHKFLALLYQLKEFRAVEEQKTIQKPNAQQLLTKKLMQLINMHYLTKRTVEEYAALLAVSVSHLSKSVKITTGSTVLSLINERIVREAKLIITYTDLNVAEIAFKLNFSDTSNFGKFFKKQTGSSPMSFKNKEK
- a CDS encoding SRPBCC family protein gives rise to the protein MLILKILTVLIILVAILCIIAAFVPTKYTIKREITINTPAETVYNYVRFQSNQKEFNQWLQYDPNTIIELKGNTDGQEGSILYFKSKNIKTGEGEWKNTRLIKNQQIDFNLRFISPYVFTAGGSLYFKPQSTDKTTLLWEFKSGKNWPSNIILLFVNMDKIIGGDIEKTLKNIKLNTEKL
- a CDS encoding DUF4287 domain-containing protein, whose protein sequence is MSFQTYLKNIEEKTGKTPGDFQVIAEQKGFTENGIIGQSIKATTIINWLKADYDLGHGHATAIYAYIKGKRE
- a CDS encoding DUF2207 domain-containing protein, coding for MFLRKIFFVLIALFFCQLQAQERILDFDVKIQIEKSGNIQVLENITIKAEGNAFKHGLLRVFPLKRKDKNGHDIDVKYTIDSIKKNGATEDYFTEEEQNNWKVYIGNKDVELESGIYKYQIAYHVPFQIGYFDYYDELYWNVTGNGWDFPIDKVTCQFYLPSENNKFENLHCYSGAEGSTASNCISSLNDTKTVVSFSAVHLRENEGLTVAASFAKGIVDPPTLVQKSNSFYKQIKTYLWSAIFGIGMMLFFFFNWRKYGKDPVKKAIIPEFLPPFDWSPAVVGYVYHRKLEDKIYMSSVINSAVKGAIRISSEIESGIFVNTKKYEIEVLDKQAKSLSVEESDIVNSFSKKVKIKIADSNYKIFEKAYSNWIKAIENQIKLEEIYLNNTRLKWVGFAVLVIAGLAFEMFSKNEGYINYPFYSGLICALAALTYWFTKKAAGTGWLILRGILAFFIYPLGVGLFFMSIPFLSITQMIVIAVIVVIYIFYVVNLGKLTERGAEVFNRLEGFKLYLETAEKDRMNMLNPPELTPVLFEKLLPYAIALGVEIKWGKQFEEILELAKYNPEWYQGNDNFYRQPTLFLSDLRNSVNAAAVDPTSRSSSSSSGSSGSWSSGSSGGGSSGGGGGGGGGGGW
- a CDS encoding LemA family protein, whose translation is MVILIVVVVLAILLVVYLMMLYNGFVAKRNFLEEALSGIDVILKKRFDLIPNLVETVKGYLNHEKETLSNIVNLRNQALNANSADEKMELNKKLGNAVGSIFALAENYPDLKANTNFLSLQSELSEIETEIERSKRYYNGTVREYNTAVESFPGNLFAGSFGFSKRNFLELENEAQRETPKVQF
- a CDS encoding polyprenyl synthetase family protein, coding for MNITSQIKQPIFNEMELFEKKFHESMTSKVALLNRITYYIVNRKGKQMRPMFVFLTAKMVSGGVVNERTYRGASVIELIHTATLVHDDVVDDSNRRRGFFSINALWKNKIAVLVGDYLLSKGLLLSIDNGDFDLLRIISVAVREMSEGELLQIEKARRLDITEDVYYEIIRKKTATLIAACCALGAKAVIEDDAQVENMRKFGELIGMAFQIKDDLFDYSEEAIGKPTGIDIKEQKMTLPLIHVLNTCTLQEKKWLINSIKNHNKDKKRVKEVIAFVKNNNGLAYAENKMVEFQQEALSLLQNFDDSEYKDALTLMVNYVIERKK
- the rlmN gene encoding 23S rRNA (adenine(2503)-C(2))-methyltransferase RlmN, yielding MQIEKKDIRALSKDQLRDFFVSNNDKAFRGNQVYEWLWSKGAHSFEDMTNVAKATRLMLEENFVINHIKVDTMQRSSDGTVKNAVRLHDGLVVESVLIPTETRTTACVSSQVGCSLDCNFCATARLKRMRNLEPGEIYDQILAIDKESRLYYNHPLSNIVFMGMGEPLMNYNNVIKAIDMVTSSEGLGMSPKRIMVSTSGIPKMIKKMADDDVKFKLAVSLHSAIDETRAKIMPFSKNFPLKDLREALEYWYRKTKSKISYEYVVWKGINDDKASVDALVKFCKYVPCKVNLIEYNPIDDGEFQQASEESIMAYIKALENIGVVVKVRRSRGKDIDAACGQLANKES